One Notolabrus celidotus isolate fNotCel1 chromosome 18, fNotCel1.pri, whole genome shotgun sequence DNA window includes the following coding sequences:
- the adgra1a gene encoding adhesion G protein-coupled receptor A1, whose translation MDLKRVLSFPPYPGDYLHPVVYACTAVMLLCLLVSIMTYFIHHSVIRISRNGWHTLLNFLFHTGLTFGVFAGGINQINLPFACQIVGIVLHYASLSTMLWLTFTARNICKDVSKDPLQTPDRNGSAQTHSKPTVLRFYLVSDGVPLIIVGVTAAFGLDNYGSRDDALYCWMAWEPSLGGFYAPVGLLVLVMSVYFLCTFIQLKRHPERKYELRVLSEEQQQLSSSESNHHCHTDPGAALGPAGDCPAFATGVSVLANEHSFKSQLRATAFTLFLFMSTWALGALAVSLGHFLDMIFSCLYGAFCVTLGLFLLIQHCAKRDDVWHRWWACCPSKSKTEDVNGDGQNHLQELHQPHCHLSSPSSGKQLLLSPHHRQSSFKLSPPPQSPTTNQTGPCCVAVVGAVSPTPMSPLAEPVSLPRPQSLSDELPRPVLPLQSCLSNRSKSRSFNRPRPCLQDYRSHMTSTSMDGSVHSSHLDSPHSAPHLEGSSLVPSSPHPELQLPCPSPHLDKQLDSCHTLQRQTSCHSVQDSLASCHSHYHNMHDSITSCHSLLLPSHGVHTCQWHLYGSADHSSTASCCEKPEAFPFEYQQDSSMYPLKTAEHEKDSLCVEPEQKSFPRNTLPRQHAAVSRRGTIGRNRSLQEDGLFGSDVTGNIRTGPWKNETTV comes from the exons TGTGATTCGGATCAGTAGGAATGGCTGGCACACACTCCTCAACTTCCTGTTCCACACCGGGCTGACATTTGGAGTTTTTGCTGGAGGCATCAATCAGATCAACTTACCCTTCGCGTGTCAGATT GTTGGGATTGTTCTGCACTATGCATCTCTGTCCACTATGCTGTGGCTGACCTTCACTGCCAGAAACATCTGTAAAGACGTGTCCAAAGACCCCCTGCAGACCCCAGACAGGAATGGATCGGCCCAGACCCACTCCAAACCCACTGTCCTCAG GTTTTACCTGGTCAGCGATGGAGTCCCTCTCATCATTGTTGGAGTCACAGCAGCGTTTGGTTTGGATAACTATGGCAGCAGGGATGATGCGCTATA CTGCTGGATGGCATGGGAACCCAGTCTAGGAGGTTTCTATGCCCCTGTGGGTCTCCTGGTCCTTGTCATGTCTGTGTACTTCCTTTGTACCTTCATCCAGCTCAAACGACACCCAGAGAGGAAGTACGAGCTTCGAGTTCTGAGCGAGGAGCAGCAACAGCTTTCATCCAGCGAGTCTAACCATCACTGCCATACCGACCCAGGAGCAGCCTTAGGGCCTGCTGGGGACTGTCCAGCATTTGCAACCGGTGTGTCAGTTCTTGCCAATGAGCACTCGTTTAAGTCTCAGCTGCGGGCCACAGCCTTCACCCTGTTCTTGTTCATGTCCACCTGGGCTCTGGGAGCTCTGGCAGTCTCTCTGGGACACTTTTTGGACATGATATTCAGCTGCCTGTATGGAGCTTTCTGTGTGACTCTGGGACTTTTTCTTCTTATCCAGCACTGTGCCAAACGGGACGATGTGTGGCATCGATGGTGGGCATGTTGCCCATCCAAGTCCAAGACTGAGGATGTGAACGGGGATGGACAGAACCACCTGCAGGAGCTCCACCAGCCTCACTGCCACCTGAGCTCCCCCAGCTCTGGAAAGCAGCTGCTGCTGTCCCCTCACCACAGGCAGAGTTCTTTCAAACTGTCACCCCCCCCTCAGAGCCCCACGACCAACCAGACGGGTCCCTGTTGTGTGGCTGTGGTGGGTGCCGTTAGTCCAACCCCCATGTCCCCCCTTGCTGAGCCTGTGTCTTTACCTCGACCACAGTCTCTTTCTGATGAGCTCCCTCGTCCCGTGCTGCCTCTCCAGAGCTGCCTTAGCAACAGATCAAAATCCCGCTCCTTCAATCGGCCACGCCCCTGCCTGCAGGACTACCGATCACACATGACATCCACCAGTATGGATGGGAGTGTGCACAGTTCTCACCTGGATAGCCCTCATTCTGCACCTCACCTGGAGGGCTCATCTTTGGTTCCCAGCAGCCCACATCCAGAACTGCAGCTGCCCTGCCCAAGTCCACACCTGGACAAGCAGCTGGATTCCTGCCACACCCTGCAACGCCAGACCTCCTGCCACAGTGTGCAAGACTCACTGGCTTCCTGCCATAGCCACTACCACAATATGCATGACAGCATCACTTCCTGTCACAGCCTCCTCCTGCCTTCTCACGGGGTCCACACCTGCCAGTGGCACCTGTACGGCTCAGCTGATCACTCCTCTACCGCAAGCTGCTGTGAGAAACCCGAAGCCTTCCCCTTTGAGTACCAGCAGGACTCCAGCATGTATCCATTAAAGACAGCAGAACATGAAAAGGACAGTCTGTGCGTAGAGCCAGAACAGAAAAGTTTCCCACGAAACACTCTGCCCCGGCAGCATGCTGCTGTCAGCCGGCGAGGAACAATTGGACGAAATCGCAGCCTCCAGGAAGACGGCCTGTTTGGTTCGGACGTTACAGGAAATATACGGACTGGACCTTGGAAGAATGAAACCACTGTATAG